DNA sequence from the Streptomyces cinnabarinus genome:
GGTCTGAGTCATGGGCAGGGACCGTAGAACCGTGAACGACCCTCCGATATAGAGCGGGACACCACTGCCGAGGGGCCGGCAGTGGTGCGTCAAGACAGCTGTCGGAGGTCTCGGAGGTCAGGGCGTGGGAGCGCCGCCGGTCTACGGCGCGCGATAGGTGTCGTCCTTCTCCCATGAACCGACGCCCAGCCTGCCCGTCGTCCCGAGATCGAGTTCCGGGATCACCATGACGGGGTCGGCACCGGGCCTGACCCGGACCCGGGCGTAGGGCGCGTTCACCGCTTCGCCGAACTCGGTGGTGTTCCGCCAGGCCAGCGTGGCCTGCGCGGCCTCGCCGGGCCGGAGCGTCAGGGCCTGCGGGGTGTCGTCCCCGAGGCCGGTGCTGATCTCCGCGGTGCCCTGCAGTACCCGCACGCCGTCGACGCGGTCGTGGTCCTCGTCGAGCACCTCGATCTGCGGATAGCCGTTGACCTCGAAGGGCTCCTCGCCGCAGTTGGCAAGGTGCAGCCCGACGGCCCGGAGCCCCATCGCGGCATCGCCCTTGTCCACGTACACATGCACGCCGGATTCCGGGCAGGGTCCGGACGCGGTGGAGGCTTCGGCGACGGGCACACTGCGCACCTGCACGACGGACACCCCGGTCACCTCGCCCCCGTCCCCCGCCACCACGCTCGCCTTGACGGTCTTGCCCGCCCCGACCGCCTCGACCACCTGCTCCGCGTCGGCGAGCGCACCCCCGGAACCGGACCGAAAGCCCAGGGTGACGGTGTAAGTGGCGGCCTCGTCCGAGGAGTTGGTGACCTCGAAGTCGGCGGAGAACCCGGGCCGGCACCCGCTGTCGGAGGCCCAGGCGTACAGGCCGGTGATCCTGACCTCGGTGTCCTCGGCTCCGCCCGCGGAGGGAATCGGCAGCACGGAAGGTGTCCCGGAAGCCTGCCCAGCGGGCTCCGACACCGACCCGCTCGACGGACACGGGGTCGCGGCGGCATCTGAGGCGGCTCGCGCCCCGCTCCCCTCCTCGGTCCCACAGGCACCCAGCAGTAACACCCCGGCCAGCACAGCCGGAACCCCACGAAAGCCAGCACGCATGCGCTTACTCCATCACACCCGCCCCGCGGACATGACAAAGGCCCCGCCGCTGACTGCGACGGGGCCTGTGCCCACATGGGGTCGTCCCCGGAGGGACAAGTGGAGATGGCGGGAATCGAACCCGCGTCCAACGGTGCGGAATCAGGGCTTCTCCGTGTGCAGTCCAGTACGAGTTTCTCAGCCCTCCGGATCACCTGGACAAGTCCGGAACGGGCTCAGTCACTGTTTGATTTCCCTCTTCACCCCGTGACCGGGATCAAGGTTTAGTCCCCTAGCTGATGCCAGGATCCGGGTCGGGAACAGCCCCGGGCTGACACTTCGCAAGTCGCTACTTAGGCAGCGAGGGCGAAGGAATCGCGCTTGGTGTTGGCGATTATTTGTTTCGGCCTGTGGTTAACGAGATCATGGCCGCTTCCTCGACACGCTTCCCCTGCTTCGACAACCGCTGTCGAAACCGATCATCCCCATGTTGATTTTTCAAACCCTCTGACGAGGGGGTCGCACCCTCTATGAGGTGCAGTGCCATCGTACGTGACCAACGCACGCGCATGCCACCGTATTCCCGGCGTCAACCCGCCCGCTGCCTGCGCTTCGCCGCCGCGATGGCCCGGTCCGACTCCCGCCGGTCCTGCTTCTCCCGCAGGGTCTGCCGCTTGTCGTACTCCTTCTTGCCTCGCGCGAGCGCGATCTCGGCCTTCGCGCGGCCGTCCTTGAAGTACAGGGCGAGCGGCACGATCGTGTGACCCGTCTCCTGGGACTTGGCCTCCAGCTTGTCGATCTCCTCGCGGTGCAGCAGCAGCTTGCGCTTGCGGCGCGCGGAGTGGTTGGTCCAGCTGCCCTGGTGGTACTCGGGGATGTGGGCGTTGTGCAGCCACGCCTCGCCCCGGTCGATCTGGACGAAGCCGTCGGTCAGCGACGTGCGCCCCTCGCGCAGCGACTTGACCTCGGTGCCCATGAGGACGAGACCGGCCTCGAAGGTGTCGATGATCGCGTAGTCGTGGCGCGCCTTCTTGTTCTGCGCGACGATCTTGCGCTTGCCGCCCTTCTCGCCGTCCTTGCCCTGGGCGGCAGCCCCGCCCTTCTTGGGCTGGTTCTCCTTGGGTACGTACATTCCCTTGCTCATAGTGCCGTCCATTTTCGCACTACGGAGGGGGTCGGCGGGAAGCCGTTTTCCCGAGCGGGCACCGAGCGGTCACCGATCGGGGTTACTGCGGGCCCAGCCCGCTCAGCACCGTCTCGGCGCGCTCCATGGCCTTGGCGTCCGCGTCCAGGTCCGGTGTGATGCCGTGGCCGTCGACACCGCGTCCCGACGGGGTGCGGTAGTGCCCGACCGTGAGCTCGGCGACGGAGCCGTCGGGCAGCCGACTCGGCATCTGCACCGAGCCCTTGCCGAAGGTGCGGGAGCCCACCACGACCGCCCGGCCGCGGTCCTGAAGCGCCCCGGTGACCAGCTCGGCCGCGCTCATCGTGCCGCCGTCGACGAGCGCGACCAGGGGTCTGGCGGTGTCGCCGCCGGGCTCGGCGTGCAGGGCGCGCTGGTCGCCGTCGACGTCGTAGGTGGCGACCAGGCCGCCGTCGAGGAAGGCGGAGGCGGCGGAGACGGCCTCGGTGACCAGTCCGCCGGAGTTGCCGCGCAGGTCGAGGATGATCCCGCCGTCGGCCGGGGCCCGCCGCAGGGCGGTGCGCACCGCGTCGCCGGAGCCCTTGGTGAAGGAGTCGATCCGGATCACGGTGACCTCGCCGACCAGCGTGCGGGCGGTGACGGAGTCCGTGGACAGCTCCGCGCGGCGCACGGTGAGGCTCCACGCGCGCGTGCCGCGCTCCAGGCCGAGCCGGACCGCCGTACCGGCGGCCGCGTCGGTGGCGTCACCGCGCAGTAAGGAGACGACCTCGGTGACCGGCCGGCCGTCCACCCGCTCGCCGTCGACGCTGCGCAGCCGGTCCCCGGCCCGGATCCCGGCCCCGGCCGCGGGCGACCCCGCGCGGACCCTGGTCACCTCGATACGGCCGTCCCGCTCGCGGCGCGCCCACAGCCCGACGCCCGTGTACCGGCCGTCCAGGGCCTCCTCGAACTCCTCGTACTCGCCCTCGGAGTAGACGGCGCCCCAGCGGTCCCCGCTGCGGCTGACGGCGCGCTCGGCGGCCTCCATGGGGGACTTGCCGTCGGCCATCGCCTCGGCGGCCGCGTCCGCGACCTGCTGATGGCGGGCGGCGGTGGTCGAACGGGCCGGGCCGGGCGCCGACTTCCGCTCCGGTCCGGGCAGCGATCCGGTGGCCGCACCGGCGACGAGCACGCTCGCGAACACCAAGGTCAGGGCGGCCCCGCGGCCGTAGCGGCGGGGCTGACAGAACAGGTCACGACCTGACATGCCGGTGAGTCTAGGACAACGCAAAGGGCCGTACGGTCGGTTGACCGCACGGCCCCTCTTGGCGAGCGTCACACCTTCAGGTACTTGCGCAGCGCGAAGAACGCTGCAAGCGCGGGCATCAGGAAACTCGTCACCAGGATGAGCGGCAGATACTTCAACACCGCGTCCCAGCCGATGAAGTTGATCAGATTCAGCTTCTCCGACAGGGCGAGTCCATGATCGATGATGAAGTACCGCGCGACCACCAGGAACCCGCAGGCGACCGCCCCGCCGATCAGCCCGGCGACCGCGGCCTCCATGATGAACGGCGCCTGGATGTAGAAGCCCGAGGCGCCGACCAGGCGCATGATCCCGGTCTCGCGCCGCCGGCTGAACGCGGACACGCGCACCGTGTTGACGATCAGCATCAGCGCGACCACCAGCATGAGCGCCATGACCGCGCGCGCGGCCCAGTTCATGCCGTTCAGCAGCTCGAAGAGGTTGTCCAGGATGCCCTTCTGGTCCTGCACCGACTGCACCCCGTCCCGCCCGTCGAAGGCGGTCGCGATGACCTGGTACTTCTCCGGGTCGGTGAGCTTGATCCGGTACGACTCCTGCATCTGGTCCGGCGTGAGGGAGCTGGCCAGCGGGGAGTCGCCGAACTGCTCCTTGTAGTGCTTGTACGCCTGGTCCTGCGACTCGTGCGTCACCGTGTCGACGACCGACATCTTGTCCAGGTCGGCGACGATCTCCTTCTTCTGGTCCGCGGTGACCGCGCCCTTGGCGCAGTTGGGGTCGGACTCGGCGTCGCTCTTGTTGCAGAGGAAGACCGAGACGTTGACCTTGTCGTACCAGTAGCCCTTCATGGTGCTCACCTGGTCGCTCATCAGCAGCGACCCGCCGAACAGGGCCAGGGACAGGGCGACAGAGACGATGACGGCGAAGGTCATCGTCAGATTGCGGCGGAGACCGACACCGATCTCGGACAGTACGAACTGGGCGCGCATGGCGTCTGCTTCAAGCCTTTCCGTGGAACTCGCTGCGGTCTCAGTGCTGGTAGCCGTAGACGCCGCGGGCCTGGTCGCGGACGAGGCGGCCCTTCTCCAGCTCGATGACGCGCTTGCGCATCTGGTCCACGATGTTCTGGTCGTGCGTCGCCATCACCACGGTCGTGCCGGTCCGGTTGATCCGGTCCAGCAGCTTCATGATGCCGACGGAGGTCTGCGGGTCGAGGTTGCCGGTGGGCTCGTCGCAGATGAGCAGCTTGGGCCGGTTCACGAAGGCCCGCGCGATGGCGACGCGCTGCTGCTCACCACCGGACAGCTCGCCCGGCATCCGGTCGTCCTTGCCGCCGAGACCGACGAGGTCGAGGACCTGGGGCACGGACTTGCGGATCTCACCGCGCGACTTGCCGATGACCTCCTGGGCGAAGGCCACGTTCTCGGCGACTGTCTTGTTCGGCAGCAGCCGGAAGTCCTGGAACACCGTCCCCAGCTGGCGCCGGATCTGCGGCACCTTCCAGTTGGAGACGCGTGCGAGGTCCTTGCCCAGGACGTGCACCTGCCCGTGGCTGCACCGCTCCTCGCGGAGGATCAGCCGCAGGAAGGTGGACTTTCCGGAGCCGGAGGACCCCACCAGGAACACGAACTCGCCCTTCTCCACTTCCAGGGAGACATCCCTGAGTGCGGGGCGGGTCTGCTTGGGGTAGACCTTGGATACGTTGTCGAATCGGATCACGGATGCACCACGGGTCGCCGGGGGTAGATGAGCGTGACCATACGCGAGTCGGGTGCGGGAGCGCAGTCACCGGTCGGGGTTGCGCTAGGGATGTACGGTTTTGTTCCCGCCCGTGAGGTGCGACATCTTCACATCCGGGAGCGCCCAGGCAGCACTCAGGAGAACCTGGCACAGTAGATAAGGGAACGTTCTCCTACCCCGAGGCGTTCTCCCCGTGGAACCACTCACAAGAAGGGCGAGGCGCATGACGTACGACCGGCTGGTGTGCGCGAACTGCGCGGCGCCCGTGAACGAGGGCCGCTGCCCGGTCTGCCGGGCGAACCGCGAACGGCTCCAGCAGGGGAACCCGCTCGCGAACCTGAACCCGATGACGCTGATCGCACTGCTGGCGGTGCTGATCGCGGCGGTGGCGCTGCTGGCGCACCAGACCGCGTAGGGCGGCCGCCCAGGTCATGGACCCACGAAGGGCCCGGAGCGAATCTCGCTCCGGGCCCTTCGTCCTACGCACTGTGCACGGTCGGCTACCGTCAGGCAGCCGCACCGCCACGGCCGCCGGCCAGGCGCGGAAGCACCCGGAAGCCGATGCCGCCGGCGATCATCGTCGCGGCACCGATGATCAGGAACGTGGTCTGCCCGGCACCGGTCTCGGCGAGCTCCTCACCGCTGCCCTGGGCGGAGGTGTCGGAGCCGGTGTCGTCACCGGTGTCGGTCAGCGAGGAGGAACCCTGCTGCTGGGCGGAGTTGCCGGAGCCGCCGTCAGGGTTGGTGTTGTTGCCGTTCCCGTTGCCGTTTCCGTTGCCATTCCCGTTGCCGTTGCCGTCGTCCTCGGTCGGCTCGGCGGTGGGCTCCGGGTCCTCGGTGGGCTCGGTCGGCTCCTCGGTGGGCTCGGTGGGCTCCGGGTCCTCCGTCGGGATGACGGTCGGCTCGGTCGGCTCCGGCTCGGGCTCGGAGGTCGTCGGCTCGGGGTCCGGCTCGCTCGGCGTCGGCGTGACGCATATACCGAGGATGCCGCAGTCGTCACCCTCATCGGCAGCGGCGACACCGGCGGCAGTGAGCGAAGCACCGGCCGCGATCACGGCACCGGCCGCGAGCCGGGCGACACGGATCCGCGTCTTCTTGGTCATGTGGTTGCTACCCCCAGTAGCTCATCGTCAGTGAGGCGGCGCTCGGAGCGGTGATCGACGGGGGTGGTAGCTGAACTCACGCCCCCCGGTTCACATGCGCCCCGGAGATACGCATGCCGCGCTTAACCCTTCCCATTTTTCAAAGCAACGTCAAGGCCGTTGCGTACGCGATGTCCACGTACGGGTTTTTTGCCGGTGGATGGAGTCTGTGAGTGTGATGTAAAACCCAGACATCGGGGAACAGAAAAGGCAACTGCCGCCCGGACGGCGGCAGTTGCCTTGTCGACAAAACGCTTCGCTTACTTCTCCTGCTGCTTGCGCCAGCGAATTCCGGCTTCGAGGAAACCGTCGATCTCGCCGTCGAGCACGGACTGCGGGTTACCGACCTCGAACTCGGTCCGCAGGTCCTTGACCATCTGGTACGGGTGCAGGACGTACGAACGCATCTGGTTGCCCCAGGAGTTGCCGCCGTCGCCCTTGAGCGCGTCCATCTTGGCCTGCTCCTCCTGGCGGCGCCGCTCGAGGAGCTTGGCCTGGAGGACGTTCATGGCGGTGGCCTTGTTCTGGATCTGCGACCGCTCGTTCTGGCAGGAGACGACGATGCCGGTGGGGATGTGCGTCAGCCGGACCGCGGAGTCGGTGGTGTTGACGCCCTGGCCGCCGGGACCGGAGGAGCGGTAGACGTCCACCCGCAGCTCGGACTCGTCGATCTCGACGTGGTCGGTCTGCTCGACCACGGGCAGCACCTCGACGCCCGCGAAGGAGGTCTGGCGGCGGCCCTGGTTGTCGAAGGGCGAGATCCGGACCAGTCGGTGCGTGCCCTGCTCCACCGAGAGCGTGCCGTAGGCGTACGGCACCTGCACGGAGAAGGTGGTCGACTTGATGCCGGCCTCCTCGGCGTACGAGGTCTCGATGAGCTCCGTCTTGTAGCCGTGGCGCTCGGCCCAGCGCAGGTACATGCGCTGGAGCTGCTCGGCGAAGTCGGCGGCGTCGACGCCACCGGCCTCGGCGCGGATGTTCACCAGCGCCTCGCGGGAGTCGTACTCCCCGCTGAGCAGGGTCCGGACCTCCATCTCGTCCAGCGCCTTCTTGACGGAGGCGAGCTCGGACTCGGCCTCGGCACGGGTGTCCGGGTCGTCCTCCTCCTCGGCCATCTCGAAGAGCACGGAGAGATCGTCGATCCGCCCGCGCAGCGCTTCCGCCTTCCTGACCTCGGCCTGGAGGTGGGAGAGCTTGCTGGTGATCTTCTGCGCCTCGTCCGGGTTGTCCCACAGGGACGGCGCGGCCGCCTGCTCCTCGAGCACGGCGATGTCTGCCCTCAGCTTGTCGAGGTCCAGAACGGCCTCGATCGA
Encoded proteins:
- a CDS encoding S41 family peptidase — its product is MSGRDLFCQPRRYGRGAALTLVFASVLVAGAATGSLPGPERKSAPGPARSTTAARHQQVADAAAEAMADGKSPMEAAERAVSRSGDRWGAVYSEGEYEEFEEALDGRYTGVGLWARRERDGRIEVTRVRAGSPAAGAGIRAGDRLRSVDGERVDGRPVTEVVSLLRGDATDAAAGTAVRLGLERGTRAWSLTVRRAELSTDSVTARTLVGEVTVIRIDSFTKGSGDAVRTALRRAPADGGIILDLRGNSGGLVTEAVSAASAFLDGGLVATYDVDGDQRALHAEPGGDTARPLVALVDGGTMSAAELVTGALQDRGRAVVVGSRTFGKGSVQMPSRLPDGSVAELTVGHYRTPSGRGVDGHGITPDLDADAKAMERAETVLSGLGPQ
- a CDS encoding DUF4232 domain-containing protein gives rise to the protein MLPIPSAGGAEDTEVRITGLYAWASDSGCRPGFSADFEVTNSSDEAATYTVTLGFRSGSGGALADAEQVVEAVGAGKTVKASVVAGDGGEVTGVSVVQVRSVPVAEASTASGPCPESGVHVYVDKGDAAMGLRAVGLHLANCGEEPFEVNGYPQIEVLDEDHDRVDGVRVLQGTAEISTGLGDDTPQALTLRPGEAAQATLAWRNTTEFGEAVNAPYARVRVRPGADPVMVIPELDLGTTGRLGVGSWEKDDTYRAP
- the ftsE gene encoding cell division ATP-binding protein FtsE, whose amino-acid sequence is MIRFDNVSKVYPKQTRPALRDVSLEVEKGEFVFLVGSSGSGKSTFLRLILREERCSHGQVHVLGKDLARVSNWKVPQIRRQLGTVFQDFRLLPNKTVAENVAFAQEVIGKSRGEIRKSVPQVLDLVGLGGKDDRMPGELSGGEQQRVAIARAFVNRPKLLICDEPTGNLDPQTSVGIMKLLDRINRTGTTVVMATHDQNIVDQMRKRVIELEKGRLVRDQARGVYGYQH
- the prfB gene encoding peptide chain release factor 2, producing the protein MAVVDVSEELKSLSSTMESIEAVLDLDKLRADIAVLEEQAAAPSLWDNPDEAQKITSKLSHLQAEVRKAEALRGRIDDLSVLFEMAEEEDDPDTRAEAESELASVKKALDEMEVRTLLSGEYDSREALVNIRAEAGGVDAADFAEQLQRMYLRWAERHGYKTELIETSYAEEAGIKSTTFSVQVPYAYGTLSVEQGTHRLVRISPFDNQGRRQTSFAGVEVLPVVEQTDHVEIDESELRVDVYRSSGPGGQGVNTTDSAVRLTHIPTGIVVSCQNERSQIQNKATAMNVLQAKLLERRRQEEQAKMDALKGDGGNSWGNQMRSYVLHPYQMVKDLRTEFEVGNPQSVLDGEIDGFLEAGIRWRKQQEK
- the ftsX gene encoding permease-like cell division protein FtsX; this encodes MRAQFVLSEIGVGLRRNLTMTFAVIVSVALSLALFGGSLLMSDQVSTMKGYWYDKVNVSVFLCNKSDAESDPNCAKGAVTADQKKEIVADLDKMSVVDTVTHESQDQAYKHYKEQFGDSPLASSLTPDQMQESYRIKLTDPEKYQVIATAFDGRDGVQSVQDQKGILDNLFELLNGMNWAARAVMALMLVVALMLIVNTVRVSAFSRRRETGIMRLVGASGFYIQAPFIMEAAVAGLIGGAVACGFLVVARYFIIDHGLALSEKLNLINFIGWDAVLKYLPLILVTSFLMPALAAFFALRKYLKV
- the smpB gene encoding SsrA-binding protein SmpB; this encodes MYVPKENQPKKGGAAAQGKDGEKGGKRKIVAQNKKARHDYAIIDTFEAGLVLMGTEVKSLREGRTSLTDGFVQIDRGEAWLHNAHIPEYHQGSWTNHSARRKRKLLLHREEIDKLEAKSQETGHTIVPLALYFKDGRAKAEIALARGKKEYDKRQTLREKQDRRESDRAIAAAKRRQRAG